The genomic region AATTCGAGTGCACATAAAACCATCCCAGTGCACCCAATGGAAAAAGAGTGAAAGAAAAGTATGAATCTCGAAGGCAGCAACCGAAATGCAAATAACGACGATCCTAGGTGGGACTCATTTCAAGTGCACAATCCGTAGGCCGAGAGCACTAAATAAGACCAACCTAGGTATGATGGTTGGTGGTACTTATAAGTATAATATCTCACCTGGAGAAAATTGACAATGCAGAACACTTTCTCGGCGCATGCGATGGCTATTCCTCTAATTCAAATGTCGGCTTCAGGGAGCAGACATAAAGCGGAGGTAGCAGTTACGATTCATACGCTTCTGGTAGATGTTTGGCCGGGCTCCGCCTCCTATTTGTCGCGGGtctcttaatgttgttccacagatggagggacctacagctttaagccgacttcaaacggaaaattgtttttatgaggagcttcctCATGGCtcaaatacactcgaaggtttgacATTACCTATCGAGgcacgaccgctattaggaaaaacgtTTTCTCGTTTGTTAAttcatgcacggatattcgaacctacgcactcccgaatggtagtcacgcaccaactagTTCGGCTATGAGGCGTGAGATTACTTATACAGATATCAGCAACAGTCTACCATGTTTCCCGTGCCGAGAAGTTAAGTCGATCTCTGCAGAAAATGTATGCCAGGTTTTGGGGCGTGGAGGTAAACTGCACGAAGGGTGAAAAATAGAAGCCGAAAATTGCTATTTAAAGATTTTATCTTTAGGCGAGCTAGCGAAGGATGGAACTAAAACACGACTTGccagaattaaagaaaaacatggTCGAAATATGAACGGGCACGTACGTGAAATATGTACTACCAGAAGGTGGCAGGTACATTCACTACGACTGGAGTTTTTGCAGGGCACTTCTCAATAGGGAAACAGGCAGGGATGCAGGGTATGACTTTTCGTGCTACAGAAGCTGCGTGAACGATGAGGAAGAAGAAACAGTTTCTGATCTTGTCTGTTACTGCCTTGCACTGTGTAGAAACAGGCTGTGATATTTGGCAGCAGCTTTCTCAAATGCAGGTGGCAGATAGCAGATAATGTTGCGTGGGGTCTGatacaaattttcagaaatatcGGTTGGTGCTATAAGAAGAAGCAGTAGTTCAAACCAAAGTAGTAGTTCGTAGCACCCAATTCGGACTACATATTTCACCCAAGTGTGCCGTTGTCTATGGCGGAAGTCACTGCTATTTAATCTAACCTAAGTGCTTTGGAAGCCGAACTCATTTACTGACTTATCACAAATTGAATTCATACCAAACTTTAGcactttaaaaacttttcaCGCTTTGAGAGAAAGCAAAACTTGTCCTTCAcattagtttttgaaaattcgttCAAAGTAACAAAAAACTGAAGGTCCAATCAACTTGTGCTTTTTTGAATTCATTCCATCCTAAGTGAGTAAAAAATTCACAGTCACTTGAACTCCAATTTAAGAAGTTGAGTGATAAGAATGAAGGATGGACCCTCCATGTATGAGGATTGAGCTGCACTACACTAACTGTGGCTCGGCTCAAATAAATGGACACTCGAATGCTTTATTTTTACCTCCTGAGCGAACTGTTTATCAACCAAACTCTCACCCCTCTGCTCTTTACAGAACTCCATAAGGGTCTTGAAATACAATAGCACCAAAGAAGATTGGACGATTTGTCACGAAATTCCCGTGAAGGGCCTGTATCGTACATCAATTGTGAAACAATATTTGCTCTTCCACGATTGGCATGATGGCCTACGGATATGCTGCTACGATACAACAACACGTGCCATACGCACATTGAAGCCGCTTAAAATAGAGCAGCCTCAGTGGCGTTGTTATTGCGCTGTCGAATTTCAGGAACGTCTGTACTTAATCGGGGCGGATAGTGATGACAATCGtaaagtatatatgtaagtttgAATGCAACTTCGATTATCCTAAGCCGAAACAAGATTTAACTGTTCGCTCCTCACTTTTTAGCTGGGATCCGGAGAACGACCATTTGAGCGCTGCACCCAAACTGATAGTTGGACGCACAAGAGCCACGGCACTGAAGCATGAAGGCTATTTGTACTTGGCAGGCGGTATGGTCACCAATCTGGGCTATGATCACGATTCGAATGCTGTCGAGCGTTACAATCCACGTCGGCGTTGTTGGGAGCAATGCGCTTCGCTGCAGCAGGCGCGCGGCGTGCCGGGGGTAAGCCTTTTTGTAGTTTAAGCAAAAATGATTGCGCTACGAAGAATTGCAATCGTGGCAaaagattcaaaaattttaacagctaGCTAGCAGgcgaaaatcaaaaaagttaaagcatGCAGTTGAGAGAGTAGATGGTAATTTTTGGCACGAGAGCGAATTTTTCTGCAATGCGTTCATTTCATTGAAAACACATGAAGGAAGagttactatttttttagtcttttcacatcttaaaatttttatttatattttcctcACAGATGGCCTCCGCTGGCGTTTATATTTACGCCATTGGTGGTGATTGCAATGATATacctacaaatatggtggagcGATACGACACGCGCATCAACAAGTGGACGCAGGTTGGttagaaatttagaaattataatatctttttgtattaaatttaaaataacattttctcGCTTTATGAATTTGGTGttttcaaagacaaaaaaaaaatatttagctttgcaaatttatgatattctttctcataattttttttggttgcaaattcgtttatttgttggtttttttttttgttatttgaaaaaatttcgatttcgaCACTAATGCACTATGGGCTGGCATCAAGAAAGGTGGCCAAAAGTCGGTTTTGGAACTGGGACCAAT from Anastrepha obliqua isolate idAnaObli1 chromosome 2, idAnaObli1_1.0, whole genome shotgun sequence harbors:
- the LOC129238943 gene encoding kelch-like protein 20 isoform X2 gives rise to the protein MSTQHFSAAKHKNSIRVLKYNSTKEDWTICHEIPVKGLYRTSIVKQYLLFHDWHDGLRICCYDTTTRAIRTLKPLKIEQPQWRCYCAVEFQERLYLIGADSDDNRKVYIWDPENDHLSAAPKLIVGRTRATALKHEGYLYLAGGMVTNLGYDHDSNAVERYNPRRRCWEQCASLQQARGVPGMASAGVYIYAIGGDCNDIPTNMVERYDTRINKWTQIIAMQVPKVFAACVYYNNRLLVCGNTTNKQNCSYVEEFDEATKKWCRKNDMPLEGPFSYVLATPAWTMQLESLN
- the LOC129238943 gene encoding kelch-like protein 20 isoform X1 translates to MGSSCSRNKEIPTVNESSGNGNVKHTYNDSNSCLLAVQFDNENSIRVLKYNSTKEDWTICHEIPVKGLYRTSIVKQYLLFHDWHDGLRICCYDTTTRAIRTLKPLKIEQPQWRCYCAVEFQERLYLIGADSDDNRKVYIWDPENDHLSAAPKLIVGRTRATALKHEGYLYLAGGMVTNLGYDHDSNAVERYNPRRRCWEQCASLQQARGVPGMASAGVYIYAIGGDCNDIPTNMVERYDTRINKWTQIIAMQVPKVFAACVYYNNRLLVCGNTTNKQNCSYVEEFDEATKKWCRKNDMPLEGPFSYVLATPAWTMQLESLN